GGGGCGTTGGATACGCGCTTAAAAGGGGTAAGCCACTATCTATACGGCTTTCTCTCGCTGGAACTCAATAATGAATTTCTCAGTTTTGGCCGCATCGCCATCAGTCGGGCAAGTGGCGTCATGCCCGACGGCGTGGCGTTTCATCTGCCAGACGATGACGTTGAGCCCGCGCCGCTGGAAATCAGCGATGCCAGTATTACCAACCAGATTGTGTACCTTGGCTTGCCGCTGGCAACCGATGGCATTGGCGAAGTGCGTTGGCCTGAAGACAACTTGCCGGCGCGCTACCGGTTATTGTCGCGCAGCGTGCGCGATCTTCACTCGCAGGAGGGCGTGTCCACCGATATCAATGTCGCTCGGGTGTCGCCCCGCCTGCTGCTCGAGCGCGATGACCGTAGCGGTTACGCCTGCCTCGCCGTTGCGCGCATTGTTGAGCGTCGCCCTGACGGCAGCCTGGTGCTTGATGAGCAATTCTTGCCAACGCTACTCAACGTGCAGGCAGCACCTGGGTTGCAGCGCTTTGTGGGCGAGATGGCCGGGTTGATGCGTGAACGCGCGCGTAACATTGCCCAGCGCCTGTCAACGCCGCACCAGGCGGGCGTCGCTGATGTCTCCGACTTTATGTTGCTGCAATTGCTTAACCGCGCCCAGCCGCGTTTTCAGCACCTCGCTCGTCTGGGTCAACTGCACCCTGAGCGACTTTACGACACCATGCATGAAGTGGCCTGTGAGCTTGTCACCTTCACCGACGAATCCCGGCTGCCCCCAGAGTGCCCCGCCTACGACCACGATCATCCCGAAGGGGCCTTTCATCCGTTGATGAAAATGCTTCGCCAGGCGCTGTCGACAGTGCTCGAACCTCGTGCCGTGGCTATCCAGCTGCAGACACGACGCTATGGCCTGCAAGTGGCGCCGCTGTCTGACCTTAGCCTGATCGAATCTGCGGAATTCATTCTCGCCGTGCGCGCCGACATGCCCAATGAACGGCTACGCAAGCTGTTTTTACAGCAAACCAAGGTGGCGAGCGTCGAGCGTATCCGCGATCTCATCAGCCTTCAGCTACCCGGTATTCCGCTTGAGCCGTTACCGGTGGCTCCCCGCGAACTGCCTTATCACGCTGGCTATAGCTATTTCCAGCTCGATCGCCAAAGCGAGGCGTGGGGCATGCTCAACGGTGCCAGCGGCTTTGCGTTTCACGTCGCCGGTGAATTTCCAGGGCTGGAAATGCAGTTCTGGGCTATCAGGAGTTAAACCATGCAGCAGCTTGCCACCGATTCGCACAGCTTGAGCCGTTCCCAGGCACCTAATGACAGCGTGCGTCATGAGGATCTCATTAACGAGCGCGGCTTGGAGCATTTGATTCATAGCCACGCCGAGCAGCTTGATGCTGATGAGGATTATTGGTTCCGCTTGCGCGGGCATAACCTGAATCCGTTGGTTGACGCGGCCAGCAGCCTGCTGGGCATGGTGGTCAGGGTGCGGCAACTGGATGAATCGGGCGATATTGAGCGCCTTTACCGTCAGGTTGTCGATGAAATCGCCGCCATTGAAATCGAGCTGACCGAGCAGGGCTATGATCGTGCCACGCTGCTCGCCTATCGCTACGTGCTGTGTTCGTTTATCGACGAGGCCGTGATGGGCATGCCCTGGGGGCGGCAAAGTAAATGGGCCGAACACTCACTGTTGACGCGCTTCCATAACGAAACCTGGGGCGGTGAGAAAGTGTTTTCGATTCTTGCCCGCCTCCAGCAGGAACCCCAACGCTACCGAGACATGCTGGCGTTCATTTACCTGTGCCTGTGCCTTGGCTTCGAAGGTCGTTACCGGGTGATGTCTCACGGTCGCGAGGAGTACGAGCAAATTGTCAGGGCCTTGGGTGACCAATTAAACAGTCTCGAGGAACCGGGTGAAGAAGCGCTAACCCACCCCCTCGATAATGTCGTGGAGGGGCATCAACGCCGTTCATCGCATTTTCCTACCTGGGGCATCTTTGCGTTATTTGGTATCGCCATGGTCGGCGTTTATTGGGGCTTTTCCTGGTCGCTGGACCAACAGGAAGCACAAATTACTTCGCTACTTAATCAACTTTACCGTTAGGAGAAACCATGCTCAGGGTAGAGCTACCAGCGCTGATTGGCCGTCTTAATACGATTGCTCGCCAAGGGTTAGAGCAAGCCGCGTTGCTGTGTGCGCAACAGCAGGCGCCCGAAGTGACGGTGGGGCACTTGTTGCAAGCCATGCTGGACCAGCCTCTGTGCGATGTGCGCGCCATATGCGAACACCTGGAGATGGATGTCGCACCGTTACGCGCGCAATTGGCGGAAGAAACACGCCCGCCCCGCGAGGTAGACGTGGCGACGCCAAGCTTTTCACCGCTTTTGGTCGAGCTGCTTCAGGATGCCTGGTTGCTTGCCTCCACTGAGTATCAGCACCCAACCCTGCGAAGCGGCGCTGTATTTACCGCGCTGTTGCATAACCCGGAGCGTTATCTGGGAACAGGTGTGGTTAGACTGCTGGCCGGCATCAACCGGGAAAATCTGCGCCGTCACCTGGATCAGATAACCGCGCACTCAGCCGAAGCTCCTCAGGACGAGGCAACGGGGCACGCACGCCAAGTGCCCGCCGATGCTGACGACAGTGCGCTGGCCCGCTTCGCCACCTCACTCACCGAGCAGGCGCGACAAGGCACGCTCGACCCTGTATTGGGGCGCGACCCGGAGATCGACCAGATGCTCGATATCCTGGGGCGTCGACGCAAAAACAATCCCATCGTGATTGGCGATGCAGGGGTCGGCAAAAGTGCTGTCGTTGAAGGTCTCGCGTCGCGCATTGTGGCCGGCCAGGTGCCCGCTGCGCTTGCCGATGTCGAGCTGCTCACGCTTGACCTTGGGGCCCTGCAAGCGGGGGCGGCTGTCAAAGGTGAGTTTGAAAAACGACTTAAAGCCGTTATTGACGAGGTCAAGAACGCAGCGCGCCCCACGCTGTTGTTTATTGATGAAGCGCATACCCTGATTGGTGCTGGTAACCAGGAGGGCGGGGGTGATGCGGCCAACCTGCTCAAG
This window of the Halomonas sp. SH5A2 genome carries:
- the tssK gene encoding type VI secretion system baseplate subunit TssK; this translates as MASRNRVVWSEGLFIKPQHFQQQQRSLEGALDTRLKGVSHYLYGFLSLELNNEFLSFGRIAISRASGVMPDGVAFHLPDDDVEPAPLEISDASITNQIVYLGLPLATDGIGEVRWPEDNLPARYRLLSRSVRDLHSQEGVSTDINVARVSPRLLLERDDRSGYACLAVARIVERRPDGSLVLDEQFLPTLLNVQAAPGLQRFVGEMAGLMRERARNIAQRLSTPHQAGVADVSDFMLLQLLNRAQPRFQHLARLGQLHPERLYDTMHEVACELVTFTDESRLPPECPAYDHDHPEGAFHPLMKMLRQALSTVLEPRAVAIQLQTRRYGLQVAPLSDLSLIESAEFILAVRADMPNERLRKLFLQQTKVASVERIRDLISLQLPGIPLEPLPVAPRELPYHAGYSYFQLDRQSEAWGMLNGASGFAFHVAGEFPGLEMQFWAIRS
- the icmH gene encoding type IVB secretion system protein IcmH/DotU codes for the protein MQQLATDSHSLSRSQAPNDSVRHEDLINERGLEHLIHSHAEQLDADEDYWFRLRGHNLNPLVDAASSLLGMVVRVRQLDESGDIERLYRQVVDEIAAIEIELTEQGYDRATLLAYRYVLCSFIDEAVMGMPWGRQSKWAEHSLLTRFHNETWGGEKVFSILARLQQEPQRYRDMLAFIYLCLCLGFEGRYRVMSHGREEYEQIVRALGDQLNSLEEPGEEALTHPLDNVVEGHQRRSSHFPTWGIFALFGIAMVGVYWGFSWSLDQQEAQITSLLNQLYR